A region from the Onthophagus taurus isolate NC chromosome 8, IU_Otau_3.0, whole genome shotgun sequence genome encodes:
- the LOC111425573 gene encoding catenin delta-2 isoform X2 yields the protein MLVNRRVEQRQEHSITHTEITSRRILQEKLPDMQHYKGPDGGGSVNDTGYHLHSNGHSEHSPNSSHMSVHSDEPLVRTHKQQTTQQVTTVTKVVREIQQIGDGQPGEYVPVPIGAYPHPTHSRTQYVDYMEQPAHHMYSQYHQHPHYQDYEHYPAAYGTYMGYPPGADRPPTPPTPSEHSGAPSPLPLSAQPGGAYLPSGYDELTEHYRVTPSPGGPIVLDPYQDDSAVVYGYVSPSPYGTAGNHPGPTYDARNYEEALNGPVPSMRLYDDDLEKQVSKMSLHGHPVGLPHNRTHGMASPGSVGGDEDQRGMRWRDPNLTEVIGFLNNPNNVIKANAAAYLQHLCYMDDPNKQKTRALGGIPPLVKLLNHENLDVYRNACGALRNLSYGRQNDENKRAIKNANGIPALINLLRRSNEAEIKELVTGVIWNMSSCEDLKRSIIDDGVGTIVSYIIMPHSGWDTQGNHGETCWSTVFRNASGVLRNVSSAGEYARKKLRECEGLIDSLLFVVRCAIEKSNIGNKIVENCVCILRNLSYRCQEVEDPNYDKNPLPTQSRVSANSKGENLGCFGGSKKKKDSQSSEVKESNSGISGIGANSAAARGEPVRGTELLWQPEVVQSYLALLQSCSNPETLEAAAGALQNLAACYWQPSIEIRAAVRKEKGLPILVELLRMEVDRVVCAVATALRNLAIDQRNKELIGKYAMRDLVQKLPSGNPQHDQGTSDDTIAAVLATLNEVIKKNAEFSRSLLEAGGVERLMTITKQRQKYTPRVLKFAGQVLFTMWQHQDLRDVYKKHGWKEQDFVTKTVAARNAGPNSPNNANSTLNRPMASQSGTRYEDRTMKRNAPPTRGVAPVYQRNEDIPMADMAYPEPQPPVGGVRAYPPGPGTNPSAPEPLYAQVNMEKKRNRQSSLSNANHLEDPQLVAPTGKDSWV from the exons AT GCTCGTGAACAGAAGGGTCGAACAAAGACAAGAACACAGCATTACTCACACTGAAATTACCTCAAG gcgaattttgcaagaaaaatTACCAGATATGCAACATTACAA AGGTCCGGATGGCGGTGGCTCAGTAAACGACACGGGCTATCACTTGCACAGCAATGGGCATTCGGAACATTCACCAAACTCAAGCCACATGTCTGTGCACAGCGACGAGCCGTTAGTGCGTACCCACAAGCAACAAACAACTCAACAGGTGACTACCGTCACTAAAGTGGTGCGTGAAATTCAACAAATCGGAGACGGCCAACCGGGCGAGTACGTTCCAGTACCAATCGGGGCTTATCCCCATCCAACACACTCTAGAACCCAATACGTGGACTACATGGAGCAACCAGCTCATCATATGTACTCCCAGTACCATCAGCATCCTCACTACCAAGATTACGAGCATTATCCGGCAGCTTATGGAACGTACATGGGATATCCACCCGGAGCAGATCGTCCACCGACTCCTCCCACTCCTAGCGAACATAGCGGAGCACCTTCTCCGTTACCTCTATCCGCTCAGCCGGGTGGCGCTTATTTGCCTTCCGGCTATGACGAATTAACCGAACATTATCGTGTCACTCCATCGCCCGGTGGACCCATTGTACTTGACCCTTACCAAGATGATTCTGCTGTCGTCTATGGTTACGTTTCACCATCGCCCTATGGCACCGCAGGAAATCACCCGGGACCAACATACGATGCCAGGAATTACGAGGAAGCGCTTAATGGACCCGTTCCGTCAATGAGGTTGTACGACGATGACCTAGAGAAGCAAGTCAGCAAAATGTCTTTACACGGACATCCTGTTGGGCTTCCACATAATAGAACTCATGGTATGGCTTCGCCGGGTAGTGTCGGAGGAGATGAAGATCAAAGAG GTATGCGTTGGCGTGATCCAAATTTAACGGAAGTGATCGGTTTTCTAAACAATCCAAACAACGTAATTAAGGCAAATGCCGCGGCCTATTTACAACATTTATGTTACATGGACGACCCCAATAAGCAAAAAACAAGGGCGCTAGGTGGAATACCTCCTCTTGTTAAACTGCTTAACCACGAAAATTTGGACGTTTATCGTAACGCTTGTGGTGCGTTACGAAATCTTTCATACGGCCGTCAAAACGACGAAAATAAGCGGGCCATTAAGAATGCAAACGGCATCCCCGctctaataaatttattgcggCGGTCAAACGAGGCTGAAATCAAGGAATTAGTTACCGGCGTTATATGGAATATGTCGTCCTGTGAAGATCTCAAGAGATCGATTATTGACGATGGAGTTGGCACTATTGTGTCATATATTATTATGCCACATTCCGGATGGGATACTCAAGGGAATCATGGGGAAACTTGTTGGTCTACCGTTTTTAGAAACGCTTCCGGTGTACTTAGAAACGTTAGCTCAGCCGGGGAATAtgccagaaaaaaattaagggaATGTGAAGGTCTCATCGATTCTTTGTTATTCGTCGTTCGATGTGCTATCGAAAAGTCCAATataggaaataaaattgttgagaaTTGCGTTTGCATTTTGCGCAATTTATCGTATAGGTGCCAGGAAGTTGAAGATCCTAATTATGATAAGAATCCTTTACCTACACAAAGTAGAGTTTCGGCAAATTCAAAAg gTGAAAATTTGGGTTGCTTTGGTggaagtaaaaagaaaaaagattcCCAATCTTCAGAAGTGAAAGAAAGTAACTCTGGAATATCAGGGATAGGTGCAAATAGTGCAGCAGCTCGAGGTGAACCGGTTCGCGGTACTGAGCTTCTTTGGCAACCAGAAGTCGTCCAATCGTACTTAGCTTTGCTTCAAAGCTGTTCAAATCCGGAAACTTTAGAAGCAGCAGCGGGGGCGCTACAAAATTTAGCAGCTTGTTATTGGCAACCGAGCATAGAAATCCGAGCAGCTGTGAGGAAAGAGAAAGGTTTGCCGATTCTCGTCGAACTGTTGAGAATGGAAGTGGATAGGGTCGTTTGCGCGGTGGCCACCGCTTTGAGAAATCTTGCCATTGATCAACGCAATAAAGAATTAATCGGCAAATACGCAATGAGAGACCTCGTTCAAAAATTACCTTCGGGAAATCCACAACACGATCAAGGAACATCTGACGATACGATCGCCGCAGTATTAGCCACATTGAACGAAGTCATTAAGAAAAACGCCGAGTTTTCTCGATCGCTCCTCGAAGCGGGCGGAGTCGAAAGACTCATGACCATAACCAAACAAAGGCAAAAATATACACCTCGAGTGCTAAAATTTGCCGGTCAAGTATTGTTTACTATGTGGCAACACCAGGATTTGAGAGACGTTTATAAAAAACACGGATGGAAAGAACAAGATTTCGTTACCAAGACTGTTGCCGCAAGGAATGCCGGGCCTAACTCACCAAACAACGCCAATTCAACACTTAACAGACCGATGGCTTCTCAAAGCGGCACACGATACGAAGATAGAACAATGAAAAGAAATGCACCACCTACAAGAGGTGTTGCACCAGTTTATCAAAGA AATGAAGACATTCCGATGGCGGATATGGCGTACCCGGAGCCCCAACCGCCTGTCGGGGGCGTCCGGGCTTATCCGCCGGGTCCGGGCACGAATCCGTCAGCT CCCGAACCGTTGTACGCGCAGGTGAATATGGAGAAGAAACGTAACCGTCAGTCAAGCCTGAGTAACGCCAATCACCTGGAGGACCCGCAACTAGTAGCTCCCACCGGTAAGGACTCGTGGGTCTAG